One window of the Paenibacillus beijingensis genome contains the following:
- the mtaB gene encoding tRNA (N(6)-L-threonylcarbamoyladenosine(37)-C(2))-methylthiotransferase MtaB: protein MPSVAFYTLGCKVNFYDTEAIWQLFKNEGYEQVDFETKTADVYLINTCTVTNTGDKKSRQIIRRAIRRNPDAVIAVTGCYAQTSPAEIMAIEGVDLVIGTQDRDKLMDYIGQIRRDRQPVNAVRNIMKTREFEELDVPDFADRTRAFLKIQEGCNNFCTFCIIPWSRGLSRSRDPKSVVEQAKQLVAAGYKEIVLTGIHTGGYGDDLENYRLSDLLWDLDKVEGLERIRISSIEASQIDDKMIDVLNRSSKMCRHLHIPLQAGEDSVLKRMRRKYTTEEFAAKVRELKKAMPGVAITTDVIVGFPGETEEQFEAGYRFMKELGFSEMHVFPYSKRTGTPAARMDDQVDEEVKNERVHKLIDLSESMQLEYGRSYVGQVLDVIPERDYKGAPGTGLLMGYSDNYIQVVFEGSESLIGQLCRVHITEAGVNECRGRLVRVLEGSGASAASAV, encoded by the coding sequence GACGAAGACGGCGGACGTTTACCTGATCAACACATGTACGGTCACCAATACCGGCGACAAGAAGAGCCGTCAAATTATACGGCGGGCGATCCGCCGCAATCCCGATGCCGTCATTGCGGTTACGGGCTGCTATGCGCAGACGTCCCCGGCGGAAATTATGGCGATTGAGGGCGTAGATCTCGTCATCGGCACACAGGACCGCGACAAGCTGATGGACTACATCGGCCAAATTCGGCGGGACCGCCAGCCGGTGAACGCGGTGCGCAACATTATGAAGACGCGGGAGTTCGAGGAATTGGACGTGCCGGACTTTGCCGACCGCACCCGCGCATTTCTGAAAATCCAGGAAGGATGCAACAACTTCTGCACCTTCTGCATTATTCCGTGGTCGCGCGGCCTTTCGCGCAGCCGCGATCCGAAGAGCGTCGTCGAGCAGGCGAAGCAGCTTGTGGCCGCCGGCTACAAGGAGATCGTGCTGACGGGCATCCATACGGGCGGGTACGGCGACGACCTGGAAAACTACCGCTTATCCGACCTGCTTTGGGATTTGGACAAAGTGGAGGGGCTGGAGCGCATCCGCATCAGCTCGATCGAGGCGAGCCAGATCGACGATAAGATGATCGACGTGCTGAACCGCTCTTCCAAAATGTGCCGTCATCTGCACATTCCGCTTCAGGCCGGCGAAGATTCCGTGCTGAAACGGATGCGCCGCAAATATACGACCGAGGAATTTGCCGCGAAGGTGCGGGAGCTGAAAAAGGCGATGCCCGGCGTTGCGATCACGACCGACGTCATCGTCGGATTCCCGGGCGAAACCGAGGAGCAGTTCGAAGCGGGCTACCGGTTCATGAAGGAGCTTGGCTTCTCCGAAATGCACGTATTTCCTTACTCGAAACGGACCGGCACGCCGGCTGCCCGGATGGACGATCAGGTGGACGAAGAAGTGAAGAACGAACGCGTTCACAAGCTGATCGATTTGTCCGAAAGCATGCAGCTGGAATACGGCCGCAGCTACGTCGGCCAAGTGCTTGATGTCATTCCCGAACGCGATTACAAGGGAGCGCCGGGAACGGGCCTGCTGATGGGTTATTCGGATAACTACATTCAGGTCGTCTTCGAAGGCTCGGAGTCACTGATCGGTCAGCTGTGCCGCGTGCACATTACCGAAGCGGGCGTTAACGAATGCCGCGGCCGGCTCGTGCGCGTGCTGGAAGGAAGCGGAGCCTCGGCGGCTTCTGCGGTATAG
- a CDS encoding NUDIX hydrolase, translating into MKEISAGGVVFRRTPDKGLQIQLIQDRYGKVSLPKGKMEPGETVEQTALREIAEETGMQGIIIEPIDQIKYTYRHEQKGMVDKEVHYYLVEATGGSLQAQVEEIRGVDWFAPEEAWRRQRQSGYDNNDRIVAGALKLLGVEVKGS; encoded by the coding sequence ATGAAGGAAATTTCAGCAGGCGGTGTCGTTTTTCGGCGAACGCCGGACAAAGGACTGCAAATTCAGCTGATCCAGGACCGTTACGGCAAAGTTTCACTGCCCAAGGGCAAGATGGAGCCGGGGGAGACGGTCGAGCAGACGGCGCTGCGCGAAATTGCCGAGGAAACCGGCATGCAGGGCATCATTATCGAGCCGATCGACCAGATTAAATATACGTATCGCCACGAGCAAAAAGGGATGGTCGATAAGGAAGTCCATTATTACCTGGTCGAAGCGACCGGCGGATCGCTGCAGGCGCAGGTGGAAGAAATCCGCGGCGTCGACTGGTTTGCCCCCGAAGAAGCGTGGCGCCGCCAGCGGCAGTCCGGTTACGACAATAACGACCGGATTGTAGCGGGCGCGCTCAAGCTGCTCGGCGTTGAAGTGAAGGGCAGCTGA
- a CDS encoding Na/Pi cotransporter family protein → MIFGTIAPMLIGFAVFMIGMKLMEMALHRSAGPYLSRLLHRFTATPLHGLAVGTATSAFLQSSTAVTVIAIGMVNAGLLTFPRTLGIVLGTNIGTCLTTELIGLNLNKLALPLLMVSLGLWLITALLGEMELLRRPVAHRRLHPLRSFSLVLGGFALLLTGMSVMQSIGPAVQASPLFGWFIGRSGESILWGLTAGTVLTALVHSSAAVIGMVMGLCAIGAMPTELGVAVVLGANVGTCVTAVIASIGGTQAGRYVALFHVGLNIGGALLFAPFTRELAAAAAWFTSAPAGQIAHAQTLFNIISSLLALPLCYFPRMFRLRTG, encoded by the coding sequence ATGATCTTTGGCACCATTGCCCCAATGCTGATCGGCTTTGCCGTCTTTATGATCGGCATGAAGCTGATGGAGATGGCGCTGCACCGTTCGGCGGGCCCTTACCTGTCCAGGCTGCTGCACCGTTTCACGGCCACGCCGCTGCACGGGCTTGCCGTCGGGACGGCCACCAGCGCTTTCCTGCAGAGCAGCACCGCCGTCACCGTCATTGCGATCGGCATGGTGAACGCCGGTTTGCTCACGTTTCCCCGGACGCTCGGCATTGTGCTCGGCACCAATATCGGCACTTGCCTGACGACGGAGCTGATCGGCCTCAATTTGAACAAGCTGGCGCTGCCGCTGCTCATGGTATCTCTCGGGCTGTGGCTGATCACCGCGCTGCTTGGAGAGATGGAGCTGCTGCGCCGGCCGGTTGCCCACCGCCGCCTGCATCCGCTGCGCAGCTTCTCGCTTGTGCTCGGCGGCTTTGCCCTGCTGCTGACCGGCATGTCCGTCATGCAGAGCATCGGTCCCGCCGTGCAGGCAAGTCCGCTGTTCGGCTGGTTTATCGGGCGCTCCGGCGAAAGCATCCTGTGGGGACTGACCGCAGGAACGGTGCTTACCGCGCTTGTTCACAGCAGCGCGGCCGTTATCGGCATGGTGATGGGATTGTGCGCCATCGGCGCGATGCCGACGGAGCTTGGCGTCGCCGTCGTGCTGGGCGCGAACGTCGGCACATGCGTTACCGCCGTCATCGCATCCATCGGCGGCACGCAGGCCGGCCGATACGTGGCACTGTTCCACGTCGGACTTAATATCGGAGGGGCGCTTCTGTTCGCGCCGTTTACCCGCGAGCTCGCCGCAGCGGCCGCCTGGTTCACTTCGGCTCCGGCGGGCCAAATCGCCCATGCCCAGACCCTATTTAATATTATTAGCTCCCTGCTCGCCCTGCCGCTCTGCTATTTCCCCCGGATGTTCCGTCTTCGGACAGGCTAG